One Mycolicibacterium fortuitum subsp. fortuitum genomic window carries:
- a CDS encoding acyl-CoA dehydrogenase family protein, giving the protein MTAVLAESALDRVAHTVAARAADLDEQRTDVRTDLVELGQAGLLDLELSDMVRVIDEVSVHSLAVGFSTWAHHMTVRYLHAAPGGGFGEQISVLAAAGRIGVTAMAAGLKQVAGLGQVPITGGTDGADLIVSGPIRWASNVFPDALIVTPVRTGERTLVVAVDVGADGVTVNPAPALTALGATASTSLRLDRVRVPAHQVLTTDLDAFVAGIRPAFLLLQTAFCVGVTRAALTAATAAHTGPLARFGTELEDAVARAEGVRSRLYGWAADPDAATVPDLIRLRLNAARVAVDVTRLELSLTGGAGYTLGSAANRRFRETAFLPVQSPSEGQLRWELTRYE; this is encoded by the coding sequence GTGACCGCGGTGCTCGCGGAGTCCGCCCTGGACCGGGTGGCGCACACCGTCGCCGCCCGCGCCGCCGATCTCGATGAGCAGCGCACCGATGTCCGCACCGATCTGGTCGAGCTCGGCCAGGCTGGGTTGCTCGACCTCGAATTGTCCGACATGGTGCGCGTCATCGACGAGGTGTCGGTCCACAGCCTGGCCGTCGGCTTCTCCACTTGGGCGCACCACATGACCGTCCGGTACCTGCACGCCGCGCCCGGCGGTGGGTTCGGCGAGCAGATCAGCGTCCTCGCCGCGGCAGGCCGGATCGGCGTCACCGCCATGGCGGCCGGACTCAAGCAGGTCGCCGGTCTCGGGCAGGTACCGATCACCGGCGGTACCGACGGCGCGGACCTGATCGTCAGTGGACCGATTCGCTGGGCCTCCAACGTGTTTCCCGACGCCCTGATCGTGACGCCGGTCCGCACTGGTGAGCGCACGCTGGTCGTCGCGGTGGACGTCGGCGCCGACGGTGTGACGGTCAATCCCGCCCCAGCACTCACGGCACTCGGGGCGACCGCGTCGACGTCATTGCGTCTGGACCGGGTGCGGGTCCCGGCACATCAGGTGCTCACCACTGACCTGGATGCGTTCGTCGCCGGGATCCGGCCCGCGTTCTTGTTGTTGCAGACCGCGTTCTGCGTCGGCGTCACTCGGGCGGCGCTGACCGCGGCCACCGCGGCGCACACCGGCCCGCTGGCCCGGTTCGGCACGGAACTCGAAGATGCGGTCGCCCGTGCCGAGGGTGTCAGATCGCGGCTGTACGGCTGGGCTGCGGACCCCGATGCGGCGACGGTGCCTGACCTGATCCGGTTGCGGCTGAATGCGGCACGGGTGGCTGTCGACGTCACCCGGCTGGAGCTCTCGTTGACCGGCGGTGCCGGCTACACCCTGGGAAGTGCCGCCAACCGGCGGTTCCGGGAAACCGCCTTCCTGCCCGTGCAATCACCTTCGGAAGGACAACTGCGGTGGGAACTCACGCGCTACGAATAG
- a CDS encoding gamma-glutamyl-gamma-aminobutyrate hydrolase family protein, with the protein MNNPVVLRDEVEPSGARTRAPGRPHVAVLVSLNFPDLTAPVAALHRRFTRTVLTALAELDASFELVDTTEPGSVDVVVDADGLLVLGGGDIAATCYGGPDGVLPNSYGVDAEADRVSIDMIRAYIDAGRPVLGICRGSQLINVCYGGTIIGDITDYQLHRGGPGEHLFIDEKVEVLPETRLAVILGAGPLVVRSGHHQAVDDVADELVVAARALDGIVEGVEHPTDWVLGVQFHPEDDDGPLEPLYQLLAGFIAAGGPDPGAR; encoded by the coding sequence ATGAACAACCCCGTCGTCCTGCGCGACGAGGTCGAACCATCCGGAGCCCGCACCCGGGCACCGGGACGGCCGCACGTCGCGGTGCTGGTATCCCTCAACTTCCCCGATCTCACCGCACCGGTCGCCGCACTGCACCGGCGCTTCACCCGCACGGTCTTGACAGCACTGGCCGAGCTCGATGCCAGCTTCGAGCTGGTGGACACTACCGAACCCGGATCCGTCGACGTGGTCGTCGACGCCGACGGCCTGTTGGTGCTCGGGGGTGGCGATATCGCCGCGACCTGCTACGGCGGACCGGACGGCGTCCTTCCGAACTCCTACGGGGTCGATGCGGAGGCCGACCGGGTCAGCATCGACATGATCCGGGCGTATATCGACGCCGGTCGGCCGGTGTTGGGTATCTGCCGTGGTTCACAACTGATCAACGTCTGCTACGGCGGCACGATCATCGGCGACATCACCGACTACCAGCTCCACCGCGGCGGGCCGGGCGAACACCTCTTCATCGACGAGAAGGTCGAAGTGCTACCCGAGACCCGGCTGGCCGTCATCCTCGGGGCCGGCCCCCTCGTCGTCCGGTCCGGTCACCACCAGGCCGTCGACGACGTGGCAGATGAACTCGTCGTCGCCGCCCGGGCCCTCGACGGCATCGTCGAAGGCGTCGAGCACCCCACGGACTGGGTGCTGGGCGTGCAGTTCCACCCGGAAGATGACGATGGGCCGCTGGAACCGCTCTACCAACTGCTCGCCGGCTTCATCGCCGCCGGCGGGCCTGACCCCGGAGCCCGATGA
- a CDS encoding carboxymuconolactone decarboxylase family protein, translating to MAVRLPDVADLDPAGREVYDLFPANLSRGLAMTGSSAKPYLSLGLSFRTGALLPETRELVILRVGAVTGAAYEIHHHWREARDVGVSDSRIDSVVSGATSFGDRRVDALIAFVDDVLARIKGGGADTTHMQEFYSDNEIAVITLLVGHYVMTALFIGTLGIVPEEGDVDGASSLAEATAKLHGEPVKGGR from the coding sequence ATGGCTGTTCGGCTGCCCGATGTCGCCGACCTCGATCCGGCAGGGCGTGAGGTCTACGACTTGTTTCCGGCCAATCTGTCCAGGGGACTGGCCATGACCGGGTCGAGCGCGAAGCCCTACCTGTCGCTGGGCCTTTCCTTTCGTACGGGTGCCCTGTTGCCTGAAACGCGGGAGTTGGTGATCTTGCGAGTCGGCGCGGTGACAGGCGCCGCATACGAGATCCATCACCACTGGCGCGAAGCGCGAGATGTCGGAGTCTCGGATTCAAGGATCGACAGTGTGGTGTCCGGGGCTACGTCGTTCGGGGACCGGCGGGTCGATGCACTCATCGCCTTCGTCGATGACGTGCTGGCACGGATCAAAGGTGGTGGAGCGGACACCACGCATATGCAGGAGTTCTACTCCGATAACGAGATCGCGGTGATCACCCTGCTCGTGGGGCACTACGTGATGACTGCGCTGTTCATCGGCACCCTCGGCATCGTCCCTGAGGAGGGCGACGTCGACGGCGCGAGCAGTCTGGCTGAAGCCACCGCCAAGCTGCACGGAGAACCAGTGAAGGGTGGACGATGA
- a CDS encoding PDR/VanB family oxidoreductase, producing the protein MENSIVVRIAEIQVETPDIRGLRLEQLDGSPFGEWRSGAHIDVTGPTGVLRQYSLAGSPKDDSSMWVAVKKEGPQGGSAAMHALKVGDHLKISKPRNMLGIVPDAAKHILIAGGIGLTPLMSMAFELYSWGADFELHYFGRSREEMAFDDFLTERVEYRDFVTLHIGVPRTGQPVLFEQMASTISTDTHVYTCGPEGFMNQVVAAFTPAVGAENIHLEAFTPKEVDTSGDKAFTVELTTGEVFEIPADRSILDVLEEAGCDVFRSCGEGICGSCVSGVVEGIPDHRDNCLSATVKANNEEMALCVSRSLSDKLVIELY; encoded by the coding sequence ATGGAAAACAGCATCGTGGTCCGTATCGCCGAGATCCAGGTCGAGACACCGGATATCCGGGGATTGCGCCTGGAGCAGCTCGACGGATCTCCCTTCGGTGAGTGGCGGTCCGGCGCGCACATCGACGTGACCGGACCCACCGGGGTGCTTCGCCAGTACTCACTGGCCGGCTCACCCAAAGACGACTCGTCGATGTGGGTCGCGGTCAAAAAAGAAGGGCCGCAAGGCGGCTCAGCGGCCATGCATGCGCTCAAGGTCGGCGATCATCTCAAGATCAGCAAGCCGCGCAACATGCTCGGCATCGTTCCGGACGCCGCCAAGCACATTCTGATCGCCGGCGGCATCGGCCTCACGCCGCTGATGAGCATGGCCTTCGAGCTGTACAGCTGGGGTGCTGACTTCGAGCTGCACTACTTCGGGCGGTCACGGGAGGAGATGGCATTCGACGACTTCCTCACCGAACGAGTCGAATACCGCGACTTCGTCACCCTGCACATCGGGGTACCCCGCACCGGGCAACCCGTGCTGTTCGAACAGATGGCATCGACCATCTCGACCGATACCCACGTATACACGTGTGGCCCAGAAGGGTTCATGAATCAGGTAGTTGCCGCCTTCACGCCTGCGGTCGGCGCCGAGAACATCCACCTCGAAGCGTTCACACCGAAGGAAGTCGACACCTCCGGCGACAAGGCGTTCACCGTCGAACTGACCACCGGTGAGGTGTTCGAAATCCCGGCCGACCGCTCGATACTCGACGTGCTCGAGGAAGCGGGCTGCGACGTGTTCAGGTCGTGCGGGGAGGGAATCTGCGGGTCCTGCGTCTCCGGTGTCGTCGAGGGCATTCCGGATCACCGCGACAACTGCCTGTCGGCGACCGTCAAGGCCAACAACGAAGAAATGGCGCTGTGCGTATCGCGCTCTCTCAGCGACAAACTCGTCATCGAACTCTACTGA
- a CDS encoding ABC transporter ATP-binding protein: MGTHALRIANGGKHFGAEPALTGIDLQIRTGEFLAVLGPSGSGKSTLLRICAGLDALSSGTLTWSGNGSRPRTGVVFQQPLLMPWLSVADNVAFARRFTAQRSGFDAEDAAKLITRFGLDHLAARYPDELSGGQAQRVAILRAVATRPQLLLLDEPFSALDPATRTDLVGWLRELARELDVTVVLVTHDVDEALSLAQRIVLLDGGRIRADWTVGSDGTPTRGEILAQYRADAAVEVP; encoded by the coding sequence GTGGGAACTCACGCGCTACGAATAGCGAACGGCGGCAAACATTTCGGGGCGGAACCGGCCTTGACCGGCATCGATCTGCAGATCCGCACGGGGGAGTTTCTCGCGGTGCTGGGTCCCAGCGGCAGCGGCAAGTCGACCTTGCTGCGGATCTGCGCCGGGCTGGACGCTCTGAGCTCCGGCACACTGACCTGGTCGGGAAATGGCAGCCGGCCGCGTACCGGGGTGGTGTTCCAGCAGCCGCTGCTGATGCCGTGGCTGAGCGTCGCGGACAACGTGGCCTTCGCGCGCCGGTTCACCGCGCAACGCAGCGGGTTCGACGCCGAGGACGCCGCGAAGCTCATCACCAGGTTCGGATTGGACCACCTGGCCGCGCGGTACCCCGACGAGCTGTCGGGTGGGCAGGCCCAGCGAGTGGCGATCCTGCGTGCCGTCGCGACCCGCCCGCAGCTGCTGCTCCTCGATGAACCGTTCAGCGCGTTGGATCCGGCCACCCGTACCGATCTGGTCGGCTGGCTCCGGGAGCTGGCACGGGAACTGGACGTCACCGTGGTGCTCGTCACCCACGATGTCGACGAGGCATTGTCGCTGGCGCAGCGCATCGTGCTGCTCGACGGGGGCCGGATCCGCGCGGACTGGACGGTCGGCAGTGACGGAACACCCACGCGCGGTGAGATTCTCGCGCAGTATCGGGCCGATGCCGCGGTGGAGGTGCCGTGA
- a CDS encoding TetR/AcrR family transcriptional regulator, which yields MLAWAVKIRNVPNRKVTAESEPATRRRDDVLMSAIRDATWAELTDRGYSGVTFEGVARRARTGKPVLYRRYSSRSQMVADALPTLRTPPAEVPSRNLRDDIVGMVQSLVDQWHEIGIDTFRSLVAEADDATLHTFQTKVAAQTDHTIRRALAAARERGEIGPAEISDRVALSILALMRNELLFGRNTNQSSTVAELVDDIYLPAIDAASRKPS from the coding sequence ATGCTAGCGTGGGCGGTTAAGATACGCAACGTGCCTAACCGAAAGGTGACTGCGGAATCCGAACCGGCAACACGTCGCCGGGACGACGTGCTGATGTCGGCGATCCGGGATGCCACCTGGGCCGAGCTGACAGACCGCGGATACTCCGGCGTCACTTTCGAAGGTGTCGCCCGCCGCGCCAGGACCGGAAAGCCAGTCCTCTACCGTCGCTACAGCTCTCGGTCGCAGATGGTCGCCGACGCCCTCCCGACCCTCCGCACCCCACCGGCCGAAGTGCCGTCCCGGAATCTTCGCGACGACATCGTGGGCATGGTCCAGTCCCTCGTGGACCAGTGGCACGAAATCGGAATCGACACCTTCCGCAGTCTCGTCGCCGAAGCCGACGATGCCACCCTGCACACTTTCCAGACGAAGGTGGCCGCGCAGACCGACCACACGATTCGCCGGGCACTGGCCGCCGCACGCGAGCGCGGCGAGATAGGACCGGCTGAGATTTCGGACCGGGTGGCACTGAGCATTCTGGCACTCATGCGCAACGAATTGCTGTTCGGCCGCAACACGAACCAATCGAGCACGGTCGCCGAGTTGGTGGACGACATCTACCTGCCGGCGATCGATGCGGCATCCCGCAAGCCGTCGTAG
- a CDS encoding NAD-dependent succinate-semialdehyde dehydrogenase — MSLYIVTDPATGDVVKEYPTATDNEIDNALSVAVAASRTWARETTVAERAALIRRVGELHAERADELGAIIVREMGKPLDAAIGEVKFSASIYEYYADHAESLLRDQPIELLDGTGEAVVTNSPYGVLLGIMPWNFPAYQVARFAGPNLCVGNTILLKHAPQCPESAAAIQQIFDDAGFPPGAYVNIYATNEQVARLIEDPRVAGVSLTGSERAGAAVAEIAGRNLKKVVLELGGSDPFILLSTDDLDDTVAKAAAARLDNTGQACNAAKRFIVADELYDAFLEKFTAAVLAAADDITPLSSELAADRLQAQVDSAVEQGATLTSAGERNGAFFPTGVLTDVKPDNDVYHQELFGPIAMVFKAGSEDEALELANDTPFGLGSYVFTTDAEQAKRVAAKIDAGMVFINGVQADGVELPFGGIKRSGFGRELGTLGIGEFINKKLIRTVG; from the coding sequence ATGAGCTTGTACATCGTTACCGATCCGGCCACCGGCGACGTCGTCAAGGAGTACCCGACTGCCACCGACAACGAGATCGACAACGCCCTGTCGGTTGCCGTGGCCGCGAGCAGGACGTGGGCACGCGAGACCACTGTCGCCGAGCGCGCGGCCCTCATCCGTCGGGTCGGTGAGTTGCATGCCGAGCGTGCGGACGAACTCGGCGCAATCATCGTGCGTGAGATGGGCAAGCCGCTGGACGCGGCCATCGGTGAAGTCAAGTTCAGCGCCTCGATCTACGAGTACTACGCCGACCATGCCGAGTCGCTGCTGCGCGACCAGCCAATTGAATTGCTCGACGGCACAGGCGAAGCGGTGGTCACGAACAGTCCCTACGGTGTCCTCTTGGGGATCATGCCGTGGAACTTCCCGGCCTACCAGGTCGCCCGGTTCGCCGGTCCCAATCTGTGTGTGGGCAACACGATCCTGCTCAAGCACGCCCCGCAATGCCCGGAGTCGGCGGCCGCGATCCAGCAGATCTTCGATGACGCCGGTTTTCCGCCCGGGGCGTACGTCAACATCTACGCCACCAACGAACAGGTGGCCAGGCTCATCGAAGACCCACGGGTGGCCGGGGTTTCGCTGACCGGCTCAGAGCGGGCCGGTGCCGCCGTGGCCGAGATCGCCGGACGCAACCTGAAGAAGGTCGTCCTGGAGCTCGGTGGGTCGGACCCGTTCATCCTGCTGTCCACCGACGATCTCGATGACACCGTCGCCAAGGCGGCGGCGGCCCGCCTGGACAACACCGGGCAGGCGTGCAATGCGGCCAAGCGTTTCATCGTGGCCGACGAGCTCTACGACGCGTTCCTGGAGAAATTCACCGCCGCCGTCCTCGCCGCCGCCGACGACATCACCCCGCTGTCATCCGAACTGGCCGCCGATCGGTTGCAGGCACAGGTGGACAGCGCGGTCGAACAGGGTGCGACGCTGACCAGTGCCGGGGAGCGCAACGGCGCCTTCTTCCCGACCGGAGTGCTGACCGACGTCAAGCCCGACAACGACGTCTACCACCAAGAACTGTTCGGGCCTATCGCGATGGTCTTCAAGGCCGGTTCCGAAGACGAGGCCCTGGAGCTGGCCAACGACACCCCGTTCGGCCTGGGCTCCTACGTCTTCACCACTGACGCGGAACAAGCCAAGCGGGTCGCCGCGAAGATCGACGCCGGCATGGTGTTCATCAACGGAGTCCAGGCCGACGGCGTGGAACTGCCGTTCGGCGGCATCAAGCGTTCCGGCTTCGGCCGCGAGCTCGGCACACTCGGCATCGGTGAGTTCATCAACAAGAAGCTGATTCGCACCGTGGGGTGA
- a CDS encoding DUF4242 domain-containing protein, producing MTLYLYEITPDATDAAAVSQLLKTLDAEIAGGGGELIEAQVTAQRRRVFAIAEFGQDAHALDATQLATATVSGPHQVRLVGADLSDLKAARPQAGYLVEWDLPAELDMDSYLARKKANAPKYADVPEVQFLRTYVREDMDKCLCFYDAPDEAAVRRARDAVSTPIDRLYGLDGPLT from the coding sequence GTGACTCTGTACCTCTACGAAATCACCCCCGACGCCACCGATGCCGCTGCGGTGAGCCAGCTTCTCAAGACGCTCGATGCCGAGATCGCCGGCGGCGGTGGTGAACTGATCGAGGCCCAGGTCACCGCGCAGCGCCGGAGGGTCTTCGCGATCGCCGAATTCGGACAGGACGCGCACGCCCTGGATGCCACGCAACTGGCGACCGCCACTGTCTCGGGCCCGCATCAGGTTCGGTTGGTCGGTGCGGACCTCTCGGATCTCAAAGCCGCCCGCCCGCAGGCCGGTTACCTGGTGGAGTGGGACCTGCCGGCCGAACTCGACATGGATTCCTACCTGGCCCGCAAGAAGGCCAACGCCCCCAAGTACGCCGACGTGCCCGAGGTCCAGTTCCTGCGCACCTATGTCCGCGAGGACATGGACAAGTGCCTGTGTTTCTACGACGCGCCCGACGAGGCCGCTGTGCGGCGGGCCCGCGACGCGGTGAGCACGCCGATCGACCGGCTGTACGGACTGGACGGACCGCTAACGTGA
- a CDS encoding ABC transporter permease produces MTIAFANKAPTSDGASSWSGRYAPPAVATMVAVVLWWFATSVLSAPESVLRQTAPQHVFPALAGLLERGVLLGDLGVSMWRLLIGLAVAAVIGMPLGLLIGSSGVAERAGGPIIAFLRMISPLSWTPIALAVFGIGNQPVIFLIAVAAVWPVLLNTAAGVRGVDPGLLNVARSFHATRWELLLAVVLPAIRTHVQTGIRLALGVAWIVLVPAEMLGVRSGLGYQILNARDQLAYDQVVAVIVVIGLLGFLLDAAARWLLNPARRG; encoded by the coding sequence ATGACCATCGCCTTCGCCAACAAAGCCCCGACATCCGACGGTGCTTCGAGCTGGTCGGGCCGTTACGCGCCGCCGGCCGTCGCCACCATGGTTGCCGTCGTGCTGTGGTGGTTCGCAACCTCGGTGCTCAGCGCACCAGAATCGGTACTGCGTCAGACCGCGCCACAGCACGTCTTTCCGGCGCTGGCCGGGCTTCTCGAGCGCGGTGTGCTACTCGGTGATCTCGGCGTCAGCATGTGGCGGTTGTTGATCGGCCTGGCCGTCGCAGCTGTGATCGGGATGCCGCTGGGTTTGTTGATCGGTTCTTCCGGCGTCGCTGAGCGCGCCGGCGGTCCGATCATCGCTTTCCTGCGGATGATCTCTCCGTTGTCCTGGACACCGATTGCGCTGGCGGTGTTCGGCATCGGCAACCAGCCCGTGATCTTCCTGATCGCGGTGGCTGCGGTGTGGCCGGTGCTGCTGAACACCGCGGCAGGGGTGCGCGGCGTGGACCCGGGGCTGCTCAACGTGGCGCGCTCATTTCACGCCACGCGCTGGGAATTGTTGCTCGCGGTGGTCCTGCCGGCCATCCGCACCCACGTGCAGACCGGGATCCGGCTGGCGCTCGGTGTCGCGTGGATTGTCCTGGTGCCCGCCGAGATGCTCGGGGTGCGTTCGGGATTGGGCTATCAGATCCTCAATGCCCGCGACCAGTTGGCCTACGACCAGGTGGTCGCGGTCATCGTCGTCATCGGCCTGCTGGGATTCCTGCTCGACGCTGCCGCGCGCTGGCTGTTGAATCCGGCCCGTCGCGGCTGA
- a CDS encoding gamma-glutamyl-gamma-aminobutyrate hydrolase family protein yields the protein MRPLIAVPGRRAARVPILRFSATLAAEAICEAVWAGGGEPLVLHGPDGDPAAELADRLTRFDGICMPGGADLDPRHYGQQPVAQTEDPVAHQDAFDMAVMSCAVRLGIPTLAICRGMQILNVVQGGDLIQHLPASSVAHGNAVHDVMVAENSRLFQITGSTRIPVSSYHHQAVGAIGADLRVAATADDGCVEALEHTGGNLLAVQWHPEDLHASSRSDAALFADLSERAAKSRMEALV from the coding sequence ATGCGACCGCTCATCGCGGTGCCGGGCCGGCGCGCCGCCCGCGTGCCGATCCTGCGCTTCAGTGCGACCCTGGCCGCAGAGGCCATCTGCGAGGCAGTGTGGGCAGGCGGTGGTGAGCCGCTCGTGCTGCACGGCCCGGACGGTGACCCTGCCGCGGAACTGGCCGACCGGCTGACCCGGTTCGACGGCATCTGCATGCCCGGAGGGGCGGACCTCGATCCCCGGCACTACGGGCAGCAGCCTGTCGCGCAGACCGAAGACCCGGTGGCACACCAGGATGCGTTCGACATGGCGGTCATGTCCTGCGCCGTGCGACTGGGCATCCCGACCCTGGCGATCTGCCGCGGGATGCAGATCCTCAACGTGGTGCAGGGCGGCGACCTGATCCAGCACCTGCCGGCGAGCAGCGTCGCGCACGGTAACGCCGTCCACGACGTGATGGTGGCCGAGAACAGCCGACTCTTCCAGATCACGGGGTCCACCCGCATCCCGGTGTCGTCGTATCACCACCAGGCGGTCGGTGCCATAGGTGCCGACCTGCGCGTGGCCGCCACCGCAGACGACGGGTGTGTGGAAGCCCTCGAACACACCGGCGGGAATCTGCTTGCCGTGCAATGGCATCCCGAGGATCTGCACGCCTCCTCGCGCAGCGACGCAGCGCTTTTCGCCGACCTCTCCGAACGAGCCGCCAAATCGAGAATGGAGGCCTTGGTATGA
- a CDS encoding ABC transporter substrate-binding protein, which yields MTVLTRRSLLAGAAGLTAAGGLFGLGGLAHSAVSSAPGDEGALRVGYLPITDAAPLLMAHSAGLYPAGAVSSARPVLFRSWAALAEAFITRQVDVVHLLMPMAVQLRYTLGAGVRVLGWNHTNGSALTVAPHIRELSDLAGTQVAIPFWWSIHNIVLQQLLRAHGLRPVLRRSASRADRTVELIVMSPSDMVPALANGTLGGYVVADPFNAVAQIKKIGHIHTFLGDVWRDHACCALVTREDVIASRPQAVQAVADAVVGAQQRIDGDRAAAATALTGGRYLPQPTPAIALALTYPKPPYPLAHPDWQPQRLGFQPFPYPSFTRRLAEAMHDTVVDGDRRFLDRLDPDAVHTDLVEDRFVRRALAIHGGPSAFGLTADLTRTEQVQPL from the coding sequence GTGACGGTGCTGACCCGGCGGTCCCTACTGGCCGGAGCGGCCGGATTGACCGCTGCCGGTGGACTCTTCGGCCTCGGCGGGCTGGCGCACAGTGCCGTGAGCAGTGCACCGGGCGACGAGGGTGCGCTGCGGGTGGGCTATCTGCCCATCACCGATGCCGCGCCGCTGTTGATGGCTCACAGTGCCGGGCTGTACCCCGCCGGGGCGGTGAGTTCGGCACGGCCGGTGCTGTTCCGCAGCTGGGCCGCGCTGGCCGAGGCATTCATCACGCGGCAGGTCGACGTCGTACACCTGCTGATGCCGATGGCCGTCCAGTTGCGCTACACCCTGGGCGCCGGGGTCCGCGTGCTGGGTTGGAACCACACGAACGGATCGGCGCTGACGGTGGCGCCGCACATCCGGGAGTTGAGCGATCTGGCCGGCACTCAGGTGGCCATCCCGTTCTGGTGGTCGATCCACAACATCGTGTTGCAGCAACTACTTCGGGCCCATGGCCTGCGACCGGTGTTGCGGCGTAGCGCTTCACGGGCGGACCGAACCGTGGAACTGATCGTGATGAGCCCGTCGGACATGGTGCCCGCCCTGGCCAACGGCACGCTGGGCGGATATGTGGTGGCCGACCCGTTCAACGCTGTCGCGCAGATCAAGAAGATCGGCCACATCCACACCTTCCTCGGCGACGTCTGGCGCGATCACGCCTGTTGCGCCCTGGTCACCCGGGAGGACGTCATCGCGAGCCGACCGCAGGCCGTGCAGGCCGTCGCCGATGCGGTGGTGGGAGCGCAGCAGCGCATCGATGGCGACCGCGCGGCCGCGGCGACGGCGCTGACCGGCGGCAGATATCTACCACAGCCCACACCGGCGATCGCACTGGCGCTGACCTATCCGAAACCGCCTTATCCACTGGCACATCCGGATTGGCAGCCACAGCGCCTCGGGTTTCAACCCTTCCCGTATCCGAGCTTCACCCGCCGCCTCGCCGAGGCCATGCATGACACCGTGGTCGACGGCGACCGCCGGTTCCTGGACCGGCTCGACCCCGATGCAGTGCACACCGATCTCGTGGAAGACCGATTCGTCCGCCGGGCCCTCGCTATTCACGGCGGGCCGAGCGCCTTCGGACTGACCGCCGACCTCACCCGAACCGAACAGGTGCAACCGCTATGA
- a CDS encoding MBL fold metallo-hydrolase — MSDEIPFREGLFDLGGGAHVFLSGNEALGLANAGLVVSAGEALVIDTLYDVQHARAMCASMDELTAAAPVRYVFNTHTDGDHFFGNQVFSADTEIITSEAASALMTQEHADLTAKLLGTETDPGGALHVLEPLGRPFDFSEVRVRPADTTFTGEKALRVGNLDVELHELGPAHTVGDAIAYLPELGVLYAGDLLTHNVVAVTWSGSIPNWIKALERIRAFGAQKVVAGHGPVLVDEAINAAIDRGIRFWSNLHTDATRLYDQGVPVAEAVARMDIRNYPEAMATLPIIVTAIYHERDPSIPYLDLSQAIEAIAAQLTQHITAS; from the coding sequence ATGAGCGACGAAATTCCTTTTCGGGAAGGCTTGTTCGATCTCGGCGGGGGAGCGCACGTATTTCTCTCCGGCAACGAGGCGCTCGGCCTGGCCAATGCGGGTCTGGTGGTCAGCGCCGGTGAGGCCCTGGTGATCGACACGCTCTATGACGTGCAGCATGCGCGGGCAATGTGCGCCTCCATGGATGAGCTGACAGCAGCTGCGCCGGTGCGGTATGTCTTCAACACCCACACCGATGGTGACCACTTCTTCGGGAACCAGGTGTTCTCCGCAGATACCGAGATCATCACCAGCGAAGCTGCCAGTGCACTGATGACACAAGAGCATGCCGACCTCACCGCGAAACTGCTTGGCACAGAAACCGACCCGGGCGGTGCGTTGCATGTACTGGAACCGCTGGGGCGGCCGTTCGACTTCTCCGAGGTGCGGGTGCGGCCGGCGGACACCACGTTCACCGGTGAAAAGGCCCTGCGAGTGGGCAATCTCGATGTGGAGCTTCACGAACTCGGACCGGCGCACACGGTCGGCGACGCGATCGCCTACCTGCCCGAGTTGGGCGTGTTGTACGCCGGAGATCTGCTGACACATAACGTCGTTGCGGTCACCTGGTCTGGTTCGATCCCGAACTGGATCAAAGCGCTGGAGCGCATCCGCGCCTTCGGAGCCCAGAAGGTAGTCGCGGGCCACGGTCCCGTACTCGTCGACGAAGCGATCAATGCGGCCATTGATCGCGGAATCCGATTCTGGTCGAACCTGCACACCGACGCGACGCGGCTCTACGACCAAGGTGTGCCGGTGGCCGAGGCGGTCGCTCGAATGGACATCCGTAACTATCCGGAAGCCATGGCGACGCTGCCGATCATCGTCACCGCGATCTACCACGAACGTGACCCGAGCATCCCGTATCTTGACCTCAGCCAGGCGATCGAGGCCATCGCCGCGCAACTGACTCAGCACATCACCGCGTCATGA